The Christiangramia flava JLT2011 genome has a segment encoding these proteins:
- a CDS encoding glycoside hydrolase family 43 protein has protein sequence MNFKKILFVAAVIFCGIHSEAQNNPVFPGWYADPEGTVFDGKYWIYPTYSAPYEKQVFMDAFSSDDLVNWEYHHRIIDTSEVKWAEKAMWAPAIISKEDKYYLFFAANDIQSDEELGGIGVAVADQPQGPFKDLLGEPLIGKFHNGAQPIDQFVYKDGDDYYMFYGGWRHCNVAKMNDDFTDFVPFEDGTVFKEVTPDKYVEGPFMFKRDGKYYFMWSEGGWTGPDYSVAYAIADSPLGPFERVGTILKQDMNIATGAGHHSIIQNPDNDDYYIVYHRRPLTETDGNSRVTCIERMYFDEDGFIKPVIITNEGVDLTKEK, from the coding sequence ATGAATTTCAAAAAAATACTGTTTGTGGCCGCTGTTATTTTCTGCGGAATACATTCCGAAGCACAGAATAACCCGGTTTTTCCGGGTTGGTATGCAGATCCTGAAGGAACCGTTTTTGACGGCAAATACTGGATATATCCAACCTATTCTGCACCATATGAAAAGCAGGTTTTCATGGACGCGTTTTCTTCAGATGACCTGGTAAATTGGGAATATCATCACCGAATCATCGATACTTCCGAAGTTAAATGGGCTGAAAAAGCCATGTGGGCTCCGGCGATCATTTCCAAAGAAGATAAATATTACCTGTTCTTTGCCGCGAATGATATCCAGAGCGATGAGGAGTTAGGCGGAATTGGAGTCGCGGTTGCCGATCAGCCTCAGGGACCTTTTAAAGATCTTTTGGGTGAACCGCTGATTGGGAAATTTCACAATGGAGCACAGCCAATAGACCAGTTCGTATACAAGGACGGCGATGATTATTACATGTTTTACGGCGGATGGAGACATTGCAACGTTGCCAAGATGAATGATGATTTTACCGATTTTGTTCCTTTTGAAGACGGAACCGTTTTTAAAGAAGTAACTCCAGATAAATATGTGGAAGGTCCATTCATGTTTAAGCGCGACGGGAAATATTACTTCATGTGGTCTGAAGGTGGCTGGACAGGACCGGATTATAGCGTGGCTTACGCCATTGCCGATTCTCCTTTGGGACCTTTCGAAAGAGTGGGAACTATTCTGAAACAGGATATGAATATCGCGACTGGTGCCGGGCATCATTCCATAATTCAGAATCCTGATAATGATGATTATTATATTGTATATCACCGCAGACCACTAACCGAAACCGATGGGAACTCAAGAGTTACCTGTATTGAAAGAATGTATTTCGATGAAGACGGTTTTATCAAGCCGGTTATCATTACCAACGAAGGCGTGGACCTTACTAAAGAAAAATAA
- a CDS encoding GH92 family glycosyl hydrolase, translated as MKKLNFIILALVCFNITQAQKTILEKVENPVDYVNPLMGTDSSPGLSNGNTYPAVAVPWGMNFWTPQTGPMGHGWAYTYDAEKIRGFKQTHQPSPWMNDYGQFSLMPVTGGMKFNQDDRASWFSHKAEVSTPYYYKVYLADHDVTVELTPTERAAQFKFTFPESDSSYVVIDPFDKGSYVKVIPEENKIIGYTTKYARGKLTDFKNYFVIQFDKPFDNINTWEGENLAKGQAEMEADHAGAIVGFKTKDGEVINAKVASSFISFEQAELNLDREIASNDFETTKQKARDLWNEKLGRIEVGGGTVEQFQTFYSCLYRTLFFPNKLYEINKDDEIVHWSPYNGKILPGYMFAGTGFWDTFRALYPFLNLAYPSINKEMQAGLANDFKEGGWLPEWSSPGYANIMVGNNSASVVADAYIKGLRGYDTETLWDALVNGANNEGPMTAVGRAGAPYYNDLGYVPYDVGVNESAARTLEYAYDDFAIYQFGKAIGKPKKEIEIYKERSMNYKNLFDPGYGLMRGKNEDGSWQEDFNPFKWGNPFTEGNSWHYSWSVFHDVQGLVDLIGGKEKFVQKLDSVFSMPPVFDESVYGGVIHEIREMQIADMGQYAHGNQPIQHMIYLYNYAGAPWKTQKWVRETMDRMYMATPDGYCGDEDNGQTSAWYVFSAMGFYPVTPAVDQYVLGAPLFKYITINLENGKKVQINAPENSDKNIYIQKMTVNGKVYDKNYLEHSELMKGATIKYEMGPEPNKQRGTKKEDFPYSFSTAND; from the coding sequence ATGAAAAAATTAAACTTTATCATTCTGGCGCTAGTATGTTTTAATATTACACAAGCCCAGAAAACTATACTGGAAAAGGTAGAGAATCCGGTAGATTATGTGAATCCGCTGATGGGGACCGATTCGAGCCCTGGATTATCAAATGGTAATACGTATCCTGCCGTGGCAGTGCCATGGGGAATGAACTTCTGGACGCCGCAAACCGGGCCAATGGGTCATGGTTGGGCATATACCTATGATGCTGAAAAGATCCGCGGTTTCAAGCAGACTCACCAGCCATCTCCCTGGATGAACGATTATGGTCAGTTTTCATTGATGCCTGTGACTGGCGGAATGAAATTCAATCAGGATGATCGCGCCAGCTGGTTCTCACATAAAGCGGAAGTTTCTACTCCGTATTACTACAAGGTTTATCTGGCAGATCATGATGTGACTGTGGAATTAACACCAACTGAGCGTGCGGCACAATTCAAATTTACTTTTCCTGAATCTGACAGTTCATACGTAGTGATCGATCCTTTTGATAAGGGATCTTATGTAAAAGTGATTCCTGAGGAAAACAAGATCATCGGGTACACCACGAAATATGCCCGTGGAAAACTGACAGATTTTAAGAACTATTTCGTTATTCAGTTTGATAAGCCTTTTGATAATATAAATACCTGGGAAGGGGAGAACCTTGCAAAGGGTCAGGCCGAGATGGAAGCTGATCATGCCGGAGCTATTGTAGGTTTTAAAACCAAAGATGGTGAAGTGATCAATGCAAAAGTGGCATCTTCTTTCATCAGTTTTGAGCAGGCGGAATTGAACCTGGACAGAGAGATCGCTTCAAATGATTTTGAAACAACCAAGCAAAAAGCCCGTGATCTGTGGAATGAAAAATTAGGACGGATTGAAGTAGGCGGTGGAACCGTGGAACAATTTCAAACATTCTATTCCTGTTTATACAGAACATTATTCTTTCCGAATAAATTATACGAGATCAACAAAGACGACGAGATCGTTCACTGGAGCCCTTATAACGGTAAGATCCTTCCTGGATATATGTTCGCCGGTACTGGTTTCTGGGATACTTTCCGCGCCTTGTATCCATTCTTAAATCTTGCCTACCCTTCTATCAATAAAGAAATGCAGGCGGGTCTGGCTAATGATTTTAAAGAAGGTGGCTGGTTACCGGAATGGTCGAGCCCGGGTTACGCCAATATCATGGTGGGTAACAACTCCGCCTCTGTAGTGGCCGATGCTTATATCAAAGGTCTTAGAGGTTATGATACGGAAACCCTTTGGGATGCGCTCGTAAACGGTGCCAACAATGAAGGGCCAATGACGGCCGTTGGGCGTGCCGGAGCTCCATACTACAACGATCTTGGTTATGTGCCTTACGATGTGGGCGTGAATGAAAGTGCTGCCCGAACGCTGGAGTATGCATATGACGATTTTGCGATCTATCAATTCGGAAAAGCGATCGGGAAACCGAAAAAAGAGATCGAGATCTACAAAGAGCGCAGTATGAATTATAAAAATCTTTTCGATCCAGGCTACGGATTGATGCGCGGAAAAAATGAAGATGGCAGTTGGCAGGAAGATTTCAATCCGTTCAAATGGGGGAATCCTTTTACTGAGGGGAACAGCTGGCACTATAGCTGGTCGGTTTTTCACGATGTTCAGGGACTTGTTGATCTGATTGGCGGAAAAGAGAAATTCGTTCAGAAACTGGATTCGGTTTTCTCCATGCCCCCAGTTTTTGATGAAAGTGTTTATGGCGGAGTGATCCACGAGATTCGTGAAATGCAGATCGCCGATATGGGACAGTATGCCCACGGAAATCAGCCAATTCAGCATATGATCTATTTATACAATTATGCCGGAGCGCCATGGAAAACTCAGAAATGGGTTAGAGAAACCATGGACAGGATGTATATGGCAACTCCAGATGGGTATTGTGGTGACGAGGATAACGGGCAAACTTCAGCCTGGTATGTGTTTTCAGCAATGGGATTCTATCCGGTAACACCGGCGGTAGATCAGTACGTTTTGGGAGCGCCTTTGTTTAAATATATCACGATCAACCTGGAAAACGGAAAGAAGGTACAGATCAATGCGCCTGAAAATTCAGATAAGAATATCTACATTCAGAAGATGACCGTAAACGGAAAAGTGTACGATAAGAACTATCTGGAACATTCCGAATTAATGAAGGGAGCGACCATAAAATATGAAATGGGACCAGAGCCAAACAAACAACGTGGAACTAAAAAAGAAGACTTCCCGTATTCTTTTTCAACAGCTAACGATTAA
- a CDS encoding sugar MFS transporter, producing MDQNQNKSYRTAFIFLTVLFFLWGFITVLVDSLIPRLKEVFTLSYFQAGMVQFAFFGAYFVLSIPAGYILSKIGYKRGIILGLVTMGVGCLLFYPAASMRVFGIFMLAYFMLAAGITVLQVAANPYVTVLGPERTASSRLNLSQAFNSLGTAIAPAIGALFILKDKVMTTGEIEALGEAARTDYYINEAAAVQVPFLGIAAFIGVIALVFVFVNLPKIGDTAASNDYRGVLKNRNLMMGALGIFFYVGAEVALGSYMVNYFLTLNLAETVRNTPFMETIAEWVLSSGITTSSDMAVVGVFVTFYWTGAMIGRFIGSYLTKLINPAKVLLGFALGAVAMILISSMSTGLVAMWTLIAVGLFNSIMFPTIFSLALDGLGNDKPQGSGILCTMIVGGAVIPPTFGYLTDSYGFDIAFLIVIVSYAYIFFYGLKNKSREVAI from the coding sequence ATGGATCAAAATCAAAATAAATCTTACCGAACTGCCTTTATATTTTTAACCGTCCTGTTTTTCCTTTGGGGATTCATTACGGTACTGGTAGATTCGTTAATTCCAAGACTCAAAGAAGTCTTTACCTTAAGTTATTTCCAGGCCGGAATGGTGCAATTTGCCTTTTTCGGAGCCTATTTCGTCTTATCGATCCCGGCGGGATATATCCTTTCAAAAATTGGTTATAAACGCGGAATTATTCTGGGGCTGGTTACAATGGGAGTGGGCTGCCTGCTTTTTTACCCGGCGGCATCTATGCGCGTTTTCGGAATATTCATGCTGGCTTATTTTATGCTGGCCGCGGGAATTACCGTATTGCAGGTAGCGGCAAATCCATATGTCACCGTACTTGGTCCGGAAAGGACGGCATCAAGCCGATTAAATTTATCTCAGGCATTTAATTCTCTGGGAACTGCTATCGCTCCGGCGATCGGGGCATTATTTATTCTGAAGGATAAAGTGATGACCACTGGTGAGATTGAAGCCCTTGGAGAAGCAGCCCGTACCGATTACTATATCAACGAAGCGGCAGCAGTCCAGGTTCCGTTTCTTGGAATTGCAGCATTTATCGGGGTAATTGCCTTAGTGTTCGTATTTGTGAATCTTCCGAAGATCGGGGATACCGCGGCGTCAAACGATTATCGCGGAGTCCTCAAAAACCGTAATTTGATGATGGGAGCGCTTGGGATCTTCTTTTATGTAGGAGCCGAAGTTGCTTTAGGGAGTTATATGGTAAATTATTTCCTGACGCTCAATCTCGCTGAAACAGTACGAAACACTCCTTTTATGGAAACTATAGCTGAATGGGTTCTAAGTTCGGGAATCACCACTTCCAGCGATATGGCGGTAGTAGGGGTTTTTGTAACTTTCTACTGGACGGGTGCGATGATCGGTAGATTCATAGGTTCGTATTTAACCAAATTGATCAATCCGGCGAAAGTTCTTTTAGGTTTCGCATTGGGTGCGGTAGCGATGATCCTGATCTCCTCGATGTCTACAGGACTGGTGGCGATGTGGACACTTATCGCCGTGGGGCTTTTCAACTCGATCATGTTCCCGACGATTTTCAGTCTGGCGCTGGATGGTCTCGGAAACGATAAACCCCAGGGATCTGGAATACTTTGTACCATGATCGTTGGAGGAGCGGTGATCCCGCCAACTTTTGGCTATTTAACCGATTCATACGGATTTGATATCGCGTTCCTGATCGTAATCGTGAGTTATGCCTATATTTTCTTCTACGGATTGAAGAACAAATCGAGAGAAGTAGCTATTTAA
- a CDS encoding Gfo/Idh/MocA family protein, protein MTSRRDFITKTFLGSAAMIAGSSVMGMTASSYRNIIGSNDRLNVAIAGLGRRLGGYYEPISLKSSNVRLAYLCDVMKSQRERALDEFATRIDYSPKLENDIRKVIDDKNVDILINATPDHWHTPGSIMAMKGDKHVYVEKPCSHNMMENEMLVEAAKKFDKVVQMGNQQRSSDHTIEIIREIHDGVIGKPYKAIAFYTNSRGEVPVQKKAKVPEGLDWELFQGPATRRDYTEETWDYNWHWYGWNYGTAEAGNNGTHEMDIARWALQVDFPNYVEVEAEKRHFKDDGWEMYDSMEATFKFEDDKIIQWDGQSRNGYQTYGAGRGTIIYGTDGSVFVDREKYILKDRSGNVIREVNSASKESGTALGGGGDVTTAHMVNFFDTIRGKAKLAAPIDDASVSMAMVHYANMAYRSGKKFSVDSHSGKVLDEEVMKFWSREYADGWKPEV, encoded by the coding sequence ATGACTTCAAGAAGAGATTTTATTACGAAAACGTTTTTGGGAAGTGCTGCGATGATCGCTGGCAGTTCTGTAATGGGAATGACGGCTAGTAGTTACCGAAATATAATTGGCTCTAATGACCGGTTGAATGTGGCAATTGCCGGACTGGGAAGAAGACTTGGCGGATACTACGAACCAATTTCATTAAAATCCTCCAATGTTCGGCTCGCTTATTTATGCGATGTGATGAAAAGTCAGCGGGAGCGCGCTTTAGATGAATTTGCCACTAGAATAGATTATTCGCCGAAACTGGAAAATGATATCCGTAAGGTGATCGACGATAAGAACGTGGATATCCTGATCAATGCTACTCCAGATCACTGGCATACTCCGGGATCGATCATGGCCATGAAGGGCGACAAACATGTGTATGTTGAAAAACCCTGTAGCCATAATATGATGGAAAATGAGATGCTGGTGGAAGCTGCTAAAAAATTTGATAAAGTGGTGCAAATGGGTAATCAGCAGCGATCTTCAGATCATACGATAGAGATCATCAGGGAAATTCATGATGGCGTGATTGGGAAGCCTTATAAAGCTATTGCTTTCTACACCAATTCAAGGGGAGAAGTGCCTGTTCAGAAAAAAGCTAAGGTACCTGAAGGTCTCGACTGGGAGCTTTTCCAGGGGCCTGCAACCAGGAGAGATTATACCGAAGAAACCTGGGATTATAACTGGCACTGGTATGGTTGGAATTACGGTACTGCGGAAGCTGGTAATAATGGAACCCACGAAATGGATATTGCGAGATGGGCGCTTCAGGTGGATTTTCCAAATTATGTAGAAGTTGAAGCTGAAAAAAGACATTTTAAGGATGATGGCTGGGAAATGTACGATAGTATGGAAGCGACCTTTAAGTTTGAAGATGATAAGATCATTCAATGGGATGGGCAGAGTCGCAATGGGTATCAGACCTATGGTGCAGGACGTGGAACGATTATCTACGGAACCGATGGAAGTGTTTTTGTAGATCGTGAAAAGTATATTCTGAAAGACCGTAGCGGGAATGTCATTCGCGAAGTCAATTCAGCTTCAAAAGAATCCGGAACAGCTCTTGGTGGAGGTGGAGATGTGACTACCGCACACATGGTCAATTTCTTTGATACCATTCGTGGTAAGGCCAAATTAGCAGCACCAATAGATGATGCAAGCGTTTCCATGGCGATGGTACATTATGCGAATATGGCCTATCGTTCAGGCAAAAAATTTTCTGTAGATAGCCATTCAGGAAAAGTTTTGGATGAAGAGGTGATGAAATTCTGGTCACGTGAGTACGCTGATGGTTGGAAACCTGAAGTTTAA
- a CDS encoding GH92 family glycosyl hydrolase: MKKNFGTIAGSLAILSALLFNTNTSAQENQDFAQYVDPMIGTAKMGHTYPGATVPFGSIQLSPDTDTIPYAVDGHYNPDVYKYCAGYQYDDNTIVGFSHTHFSGTGHSDLGDFLIMPTTGDLKLNPGTESDPESGYRSRFSHDRETAEAGYYSVMLDDYNIKAEMTASTRVGMHRYTFPEGKESHLVFDLMHGIYNYEDKNVWTFVRVENDTLVTGYRQTNGWARTRKVYFAMSFNKPIKEYGRERYDKQPYRGFWGKFDQAHNFPEIAGEQIRMWFDFDTSEPLEVKLAISPVSTEGAIQNMKEEIPGWNFDEVRQQARDTWNKELSKVDISEEDQEEKVNFYTAMYHAFLGPTEYMDTDGQYMGIDRNRHQADGFTNYTSFSFWDTYRALHPLFNVLQPERNQDMVQAMMAHYDQSVHSMLPVWSHYGNENWCMIGYHSASVIADAIVKGNADFDHEHALDAMVNTAKTGYYDGLQYYMDMGYVPEDKNGASVSKTLEYAYDDWAIAQAAKKIGNDEVYEEFMKRSENYKNVYDPKSGFMRPKLSDGTFKKEFDELNTHGQGYIEGNSWNYSLYVPHAPAEMIEMMGGKDQFSQHLDSLFTMELPDKYFENTEDISREGIIGNYVHGNEPSHHVAYLYDWTNEPWKAQDKIRMILKMKYMNGADGLSGNDDFGQMSAWYIFSTLGFYPVAPGSVDYAIGSPAISEATLNLDNGKKFTVIAKNQSDKNVYVKKVELNGKELTEPFIQHDDIMNGGELKFWMSSKPNKQLFVK; the protein is encoded by the coding sequence ATGAAAAAGAATTTCGGAACGATTGCAGGATCACTTGCCATCCTTTCAGCATTGCTATTTAATACGAATACTTCTGCGCAGGAAAATCAGGATTTTGCCCAGTATGTAGACCCGATGATCGGGACTGCAAAAATGGGGCATACGTATCCCGGAGCTACTGTGCCTTTTGGAAGTATTCAGTTAAGTCCCGATACCGATACAATTCCGTATGCAGTAGACGGGCACTACAATCCTGATGTTTATAAATATTGCGCTGGCTACCAGTATGACGATAACACCATCGTAGGTTTCAGTCATACACATTTCAGCGGAACCGGGCATTCCGATCTTGGAGATTTCCTGATCATGCCGACAACAGGCGATCTGAAACTGAATCCCGGAACAGAGTCCGATCCGGAAAGTGGTTATCGCAGCAGGTTTTCTCATGATCGCGAAACAGCTGAAGCGGGATATTACAGCGTGATGCTGGACGATTATAATATTAAAGCTGAAATGACCGCTTCTACCCGTGTGGGAATGCATCGGTATACTTTTCCGGAAGGAAAGGAAAGCCATTTGGTTTTTGACCTGATGCATGGAATCTACAATTACGAAGATAAAAACGTATGGACGTTCGTTCGTGTTGAAAATGATACGCTGGTCACCGGTTATCGCCAGACCAATGGCTGGGCAAGAACCAGAAAAGTGTATTTCGCCATGTCTTTCAATAAACCGATCAAGGAATACGGAAGAGAGCGATACGACAAACAGCCTTATCGTGGTTTCTGGGGAAAATTTGATCAGGCGCATAACTTCCCGGAGATTGCCGGAGAGCAGATCAGGATGTGGTTCGACTTTGATACTTCGGAACCTTTGGAGGTAAAACTGGCAATTTCGCCGGTGAGTACTGAGGGAGCCATTCAGAATATGAAGGAGGAAATTCCGGGATGGAATTTTGATGAGGTTCGCCAGCAGGCAAGAGACACCTGGAATAAAGAACTTTCAAAAGTGGATATTTCCGAAGAAGACCAGGAAGAAAAGGTCAACTTTTATACAGCAATGTACCACGCTTTCTTAGGCCCGACTGAATATATGGATACCGATGGCCAATACATGGGAATTGACAGGAATCGTCATCAGGCTGATGGTTTTACCAATTATACCAGTTTTTCATTTTGGGATACCTACCGTGCACTGCATCCGCTTTTCAATGTGTTACAACCTGAAAGAAATCAGGATATGGTGCAGGCGATGATGGCTCATTATGATCAGAGTGTGCATTCCATGCTTCCGGTTTGGTCGCATTATGGGAATGAGAACTGGTGTATGATCGGGTATCACAGTGCTTCGGTAATTGCTGATGCGATCGTAAAGGGTAATGCCGATTTTGATCATGAACATGCTCTTGACGCCATGGTAAATACGGCAAAAACCGGCTATTATGACGGACTCCAATATTACATGGATATGGGTTATGTTCCTGAAGATAAAAATGGTGCATCTGTTTCTAAAACTTTGGAATATGCTTATGATGACTGGGCAATCGCTCAGGCTGCGAAGAAGATCGGAAATGATGAGGTTTATGAAGAATTCATGAAAAGATCTGAAAATTATAAGAATGTTTACGATCCGAAATCTGGATTTATGCGCCCAAAATTGAGCGATGGTACTTTCAAAAAAGAATTTGATGAACTGAATACCCATGGCCAGGGTTATATTGAAGGAAATTCCTGGAATTATAGTTTGTATGTTCCACATGCTCCTGCAGAAATGATTGAGATGATGGGCGGGAAAGACCAGTTTTCGCAACACCTGGATTCCCTGTTTACCATGGAATTACCCGATAAGTATTTTGAGAATACAGAAGATATTTCCCGTGAAGGAATTATCGGGAATTATGTACATGGAAATGAGCCTTCTCACCATGTCGCTTATTTGTATGACTGGACGAATGAGCCGTGGAAAGCCCAGGACAAGATCAGGATGATTCTTAAAATGAAGTATATGAACGGTGCTGATGGTTTAAGCGGAAATGATGATTTTGGCCAGATGAGCGCCTGGTATATCTTCAGTACGCTGGGATTTTATCCGGTAGCTCCGGGATCGGTAGATTACGCGATCGGGAGTCCCGCGATCAGTGAAGCGACATTGAATCTTGATAACGGCAAGAAATTTACCGTGATCGCCAAAAACCAGAGCGATAAAAATGTCTACGTGAAAAAGGTGGAACTGAATGGAAAAGAGCTTACCGAACCTTTTATTCAGCATGATGATATAATGAATGGTGGAGAATTGAAGTTCTGGATGAGCAGTAAACCAAACAAGCAGTTGTTTGTAAAATAA
- a CDS encoding 3-keto-disaccharide hydrolase, giving the protein MKLSKPRVRLALVLISLALFTSCQQEKKESVPWVSLFDDNDLSGWDQKGGEAKYEVKDRTIIGSTVHGTPNSFLTTEKNYGDFILELDFKVDSTMNSGIQIRSNSLPQYQNGRVHGYQVEIDPSDRAWSGGIYDEGRRGWLYSLENDSEAQKAFRQNEWNHYRIEAIGDTIKTWVNETPTAFLIDDKTSEGFIALQVHSISDEDEAGKQIMWKNIRILTDSLQKYSKKSPLEPKMTKNQLTSDEANNGWELLWDGKTTNGWRGARLDKFPEKGWVMEDGNLIVLASGGEESTAGGDIVTDTVYGDFELKVDFKITKGANSGIKYYVDTDLNKGPGSSIGLEYQILDDDNHPDAKLGNHEGSRTVASLYDLIQADPEKPINPIGEWNTAHIISKEGHVEHWLNGVKVLEYERGSEEFRKLVSESKYDKWPNFGELEKGRILLQDHGNRVAFRNIKIKQL; this is encoded by the coding sequence ATGAAATTATCGAAACCCAGAGTACGACTAGCCTTAGTTCTCATATCACTGGCACTTTTCACAAGCTGCCAGCAGGAAAAAAAGGAAAGTGTACCCTGGGTTTCTTTATTTGATGATAATGACCTTTCAGGTTGGGACCAAAAAGGAGGTGAAGCAAAGTATGAGGTGAAAGACAGGACGATCATAGGTTCTACCGTTCATGGTACACCTAATTCGTTTTTAACCACCGAAAAGAATTATGGTGATTTCATACTGGAATTAGATTTTAAGGTTGATTCTACCATGAATTCCGGAATACAAATTCGAAGTAACAGCCTTCCTCAATATCAAAATGGAAGAGTTCACGGTTACCAGGTAGAGATCGACCCCAGCGATAGAGCATGGAGCGGCGGTATCTATGATGAAGGTCGTCGAGGCTGGCTGTATTCTTTGGAAAATGATTCAGAAGCGCAAAAAGCTTTCAGGCAAAACGAATGGAATCACTATCGAATTGAAGCGATTGGGGATACCATCAAAACCTGGGTGAATGAAACTCCTACAGCTTTTTTAATTGATGATAAAACTTCGGAAGGATTTATAGCTCTTCAGGTACATTCCATTTCTGACGAGGATGAAGCCGGAAAGCAGATCATGTGGAAGAACATTAGAATTCTTACTGACAGCCTTCAGAAATATTCGAAAAAAAGTCCGCTGGAGCCGAAAATGACCAAAAATCAACTGACTTCAGATGAAGCGAATAATGGTTGGGAATTGCTTTGGGATGGTAAAACAACTAATGGCTGGCGTGGAGCGAGGCTGGATAAATTTCCCGAGAAAGGATGGGTGATGGAAGATGGGAACCTGATCGTTCTGGCAAGTGGCGGTGAAGAATCTACGGCCGGTGGAGATATCGTGACCGATACTGTTTATGGCGATTTTGAATTGAAAGTCGATTTTAAAATAACGAAAGGTGCCAATAGCGGGATAAAATATTACGTTGATACCGATCTGAACAAAGGTCCGGGGTCTTCTATAGGCCTGGAGTATCAAATTCTAGACGATGACAACCATCCTGATGCAAAACTTGGGAATCATGAAGGCAGCAGAACGGTGGCTTCCCTTTACGATCTGATTCAGGCAGACCCTGAAAAGCCGATCAACCCGATTGGAGAGTGGAACACGGCTCATATCATTTCTAAGGAAGGTCATGTGGAACATTGGCTAAATGGCGTAAAAGTACTGGAGTACGAAAGAGGTTCCGAAGAATTCAGAAAACTGGTTTCTGAAAGTAAATATGATAAATGGCCAAATTTCGGGGAACTTGAAAAAGGCCGAATTTTACTACAGGACCACGGTAATCGTGTGGCTTTCAGAAATATTAAAATCAAGCAACTTTAA
- a CDS encoding Gfo/Idh/MocA family protein: MKRRDFVIKSGMASLALASSTSVLARINTFENKNDTINVGVIGTGSRGNGMIPFINEIPNLKVVSCCDILPSHLAEGIKRAEGNPKGYSDYRKLLENKNIDAIYMATPFNTHSEIGIASLQAGKHVYGEKTMAKGYDGIKDLVAAKPENLIYQTGHQYHSSRLYTHVVDLIKNGKVGEISSFQCQWNRFGDWRRPVPSPDLEKLINWRMYKEYSGGLVAELCSHQIDFVNWVLDATPKQVMGTGGIDYWKDGRETYDNIHLIYSYPNGVEAKFTCLTTNAKDDYQIKVIGSKGTIILDYTQAWFYPEGNYDRKLGEVDGVSGATVQWEEGKGIPIHVNHADPSKQALMDFRDSIMNNQQPLSNEITGAKTAVAVQMALDAMYENKIVEWNSDYDRWLS; the protein is encoded by the coding sequence ATGAAAAGAAGAGATTTTGTAATAAAAAGCGGAATGGCGTCTCTGGCCCTGGCTTCTAGTACATCGGTTCTGGCAAGGATCAATACGTTTGAAAATAAAAATGATACGATCAATGTTGGGGTTATTGGGACTGGGAGTCGCGGTAACGGAATGATCCCCTTCATCAACGAAATACCGAATTTAAAAGTAGTATCCTGTTGTGATATTTTGCCTTCTCATCTAGCTGAAGGTATTAAACGAGCCGAAGGCAATCCAAAGGGATATTCAGATTATCGGAAGTTGCTTGAAAATAAGAATATCGATGCGATCTACATGGCGACACCTTTTAATACACATTCTGAAATAGGAATCGCTTCCCTACAGGCGGGTAAGCATGTTTATGGTGAAAAGACTATGGCTAAAGGTTACGATGGAATAAAAGATCTCGTGGCTGCCAAACCTGAAAATCTGATCTACCAAACGGGGCATCAGTATCACAGCTCGCGATTATATACACATGTTGTAGACCTGATCAAAAATGGAAAAGTCGGCGAAATCAGTTCTTTTCAATGCCAGTGGAATCGCTTTGGCGACTGGCGAAGACCGGTTCCAAGTCCGGATCTGGAGAAATTGATCAACTGGAGGATGTATAAGGAATATAGTGGCGGACTCGTTGCTGAATTATGCTCTCACCAGATCGATTTTGTGAATTGGGTATTAGATGCCACGCCAAAGCAGGTAATGGGTACCGGAGGAATTGATTACTGGAAGGATGGCCGCGAAACTTATGATAATATTCACCTGATCTATAGCTATCCAAATGGAGTAGAAGCAAAATTCACCTGCCTGACTACCAATGCCAAAGATGATTACCAGATTAAGGTGATCGGCAGCAAGGGAACGATTATCCTGGATTATACGCAGGCCTGGTTCTATCCTGAAGGTAATTATGATCGGAAATTAGGCGAAGTTGACGGTGTTTCCGGAGCAACTGTTCAATGGGAAGAAGGCAAAGGAATTCCAATTCATGTAAATCATGCCGACCCAAGCAAACAGGCATTAATGGATTTTCGGGATAGTATCATGAATAACCAGCAACCACTGTCAAATGAGATCACCGGGGCGAAAACTGCCGTTGCTGTTCAGATGGCTTTAGATGCGATGTATGAAAATAAGATCGTGGAATGGAATTCTGACTATGATCGGTGGCTGAGCTAA